The following proteins are encoded in a genomic region of Peromyscus maniculatus bairdii isolate BWxNUB_F1_BW_parent chromosome 12, HU_Pman_BW_mat_3.1, whole genome shotgun sequence:
- the Rnf168 gene encoding E3 ubiquitin-protein ligase RNF168 isoform X2: protein MQRNVSLGSLDKNQRKSVEAERQASKEEENKASEEYIQRLLAEEEEEEKRQTEKRRSEMEEQLKGDEELARRLSISINNNYEKNTLASPSSSRKSDAVTNKSQKKNTNKQKNFGDIQKYLSPKLKSRSWPCEAVPGEDKSGISKETDSSDPKSPVWQDTEIEEDMPTLSPQICLETQEQGSESLRESPVPWLFARDAEQCLEGTVETLSTNPDDLSVANHEGPKAKVSYSNEATVNPSGKIENEECIGGNRVPESRVYHLVLGKEISERENQESVLEAVMDPCFSAKRRKVFLKSSDQEESEGNFTQKLIDLERMLFERHKQEEQDRLLALQLQKEVDKEQMMLNRQKGSPDQYQLRTSSPPDRLLNKQRKNSRDRNSGKQTNSERSKSQRSTKDEYWQPFKSTWKDSVNGRKMPGPAKDDCSNASKSIYSQQPSNSQKSIIQMFQR, encoded by the exons GTGGAGGCTGAACGACAAGCcagcaaagaagaagaaaacaaagccagtGAGGAATACATACAGAGATTGttggcagaagaggaggaggaggagaaaaggcagacagaaaagaggagaagCGAGATGGAAGAGCAGCTGAAAGGCGATGAGGAGCTGGCACGGAGGCTCAGCATCAGTATT AACAATAACTACGAGAAAAATACCTTGGCTTCTCCTTCGAGTTCCAGAAAGTCAGATGCAGTCACAAACaagtcacaaaagaaaaatacaaacaaacaaaaaaactttggaGATATTCAAAA GTATTTGTCACCTAAATTGAAGTCTCGGTCATGGCCATGTGAAGCTGTACCTGGAGAGGATAAAAGCGGCATATCTAAG GAAACTGACAGTAGTGACCCAAAGAGCCCTGTGTGGCAAGacacagaaattgaagaagatatgcCAACACTTTCTCCGCAGATATGCCTAGAAACTCAAGAACAAGGTTCAGAGTCTTTGAGAGAATCACCTGTGCCATGGTTATTTGCCAGGGATGCCGAACAGTGCCTTGAAGGAACAGTTGAAACACTGTCAACCAATCCTGATGATTTAAGTGTTGCAAATCATGAGGGACCTAAAGCCAAAGTTTCCTACTCTAACGAAGCTACAGTTAATCCTTCtggtaaaatagaaaatgaagagtGCATTGGTGGTAACAGAGTTCCAGAAAGTAGAGTGTATCATCTAGTACTTGGAAAAGAGATTTCTGAGAGAGAAAACCAAGAATCTGTGTTGGAAGCAGTCATGGATCCATGCTTTTCTGCAAAAAGGAGGAAAGTTTTCCTCAAATCCTCAGATCAAGAAGAATCAGAAGGGAATTTTACACAAAAACTGATAGATTTGGAACGTATGCTTTTTGAGAGACATAAGCAAGAAGAACAGGACCGGTTGTTAGCATTGCAACTTCAGAAGGAGGTGGATAAAGAGCAAATGATGCTAAACCGACAGAAAGGGTCCCCAGATCAGTACCAGTTGCGCACATCTTCGCCCCCAGACAGGCTGCTGAATAAACAGAGGAAGAATTCCAGAGATAGGAACTCCGGAAAGCAGACTAATTCAGAGCGTTCGAAATCTCAGAGGAGCACAAAAGATGAATATTGGCAACCCTTTAAAAGCACTTGGAAGGATTCAGTTAATGGAAGAAAGATGCCAGGTCCAGCTAAAGATGATTGTAGTAATGCATCCAAGAGCATTTATTCCCAGCAGCCTAGTAATTCACAGAAAAGTATTATTCAGATGTTTCAGAGATAA